One Prodigiosinella aquatilis DNA window includes the following coding sequences:
- a CDS encoding response regulator → MMNAPILIVDDEPDMCWAISHIIQSQGMNVITAYSGEDACTKLMAGNFSFVFLDAKLPDMDGLEVARRASTLLERRPRVVLVSGYHYYDDPVIRHAIVEGIICGFLAKPFTNKELLKTLQTLSQSSE, encoded by the coding sequence ATGATGAACGCACCCATTCTGATAGTTGATGATGAACCTGACATGTGTTGGGCTATTTCCCATATTATTCAATCACAAGGCATGAATGTCATTACCGCTTACAGTGGGGAAGATGCTTGCACTAAGCTGATGGCTGGCAATTTTTCCTTTGTATTTTTAGATGCCAAGTTACCGGATATGGACGGTCTGGAAGTGGCGCGCCGAGCCAGTACCTTGCTAGAGCGAAGGCCGCGCGTAGTGCTGGTTTCCGGTTATCACTATTACGATGATCCGGTTATTCGCCATGCCATCGTTGAAGGCATTATCTGCGGTTTTCTGGCGAAGCCTTTTACCAATAAAGAGCTGCTGAAAACATTGCAGACACTATCACAATCGAGCGAGTAG
- the leuS gene encoding leucine--tRNA ligase, translating to MDTEYNFQNIENEAQIYWKNKKSFHCKEDPKKEKYYCLSMFPYPSGKLHVGHVRNYALGDVVARFQRMKGKNVLQPMGWDSFGMPAENAAIKHNIPPAIWTYDNIKVMRAQFQALGFAYDWGREFATSDQDYYRWEQWFFTHLYEKGLVYKKKALVNWDPVDRTVLANEQVIDGCGWRSGAKVERKEIAQWFLRITDYAEELLADLDNLDWPEQVKTMQRNWIGKSRGLELTFDVAGSHENYPHLKVFTTRPDTLMGVTCLAIAAAHPLAKIAAEADPNIAAFCEECHLGGTSEADIATMEKRGMPTNYLATHPLSGETLPIYIANFVLMEYGTGAVMCVPAHDSRDWEFAQQYQLPIKPVIADSDGNQPDVSESAYTQNGRLINSGEFDGLSFIEAFDAIAKRLETAGTGRVTINYRLRDWGIARQRYWGTPIPMKYGPGGETRALSDKELPVILPTDVRIDASGSPLKKMSSFYSLDDGWIRDTDTFDTFMESSWYYARFCCADNQEAMLDNRVNYWLPVDLYIGGIEHAVLHLLYARFFHKLLRDFGMVTCDEPFKRLLTQGMVLAETYYRDNTEGGKDWFNPVDVERKKRQDGSVETILTADGLPVKTGGIEKMSKSKNNGVDAQYLIDRYGADTVRLFMMFAAPPEQSLEWSDSGVEGAFRFIKRVWKMTTEHLGSNQGIALPDIILDKLTNAQRELYRKTHETIRKTTDDIERRLTFNTAIAAVMELVNATLRFNDHSEQGLAVSRNAIETSILLLSPIIPHVTHALWLKLGHTLPVVDETWPTIDERALARDSMSIVIQVNGKRRAQVELPITLDEGKVKHEALNEQNVKRYLADKAIRNIIVVKGKLVNIVTA from the coding sequence ATGGATACGGAATATAATTTTCAGAATATCGAAAATGAAGCACAAATATATTGGAAAAATAAAAAAAGCTTCCATTGCAAGGAAGATCCTAAAAAAGAAAAATACTATTGTCTTAGCATGTTTCCTTATCCCAGTGGAAAACTGCATGTCGGACATGTGAGAAATTATGCCCTGGGTGATGTCGTAGCGCGATTCCAGCGAATGAAAGGCAAGAATGTCTTACAGCCTATGGGATGGGATTCATTTGGCATGCCGGCGGAAAATGCCGCTATAAAACACAATATCCCTCCAGCAATATGGACCTATGACAACATCAAAGTAATGAGAGCCCAGTTTCAAGCGTTAGGGTTTGCTTATGACTGGGGGCGGGAATTCGCGACCAGCGACCAAGACTATTACCGTTGGGAGCAATGGTTCTTTACCCACCTATACGAGAAGGGTCTCGTTTACAAGAAAAAAGCCTTGGTTAACTGGGATCCGGTAGATCGGACCGTGTTGGCTAACGAACAGGTGATCGACGGGTGCGGATGGCGGTCAGGTGCCAAAGTGGAAAGAAAGGAAATCGCACAATGGTTTTTGCGTATCACTGATTATGCTGAAGAATTACTGGCAGACCTGGATAACCTGGATTGGCCAGAACAGGTTAAGACAATGCAGCGCAACTGGATCGGCAAATCACGCGGACTGGAACTGACGTTTGATGTTGCTGGCAGCCATGAGAACTACCCTCATCTGAAGGTCTTCACCACACGACCGGACACATTAATGGGGGTGACTTGTCTGGCGATTGCCGCTGCACATCCACTGGCAAAAATCGCCGCAGAGGCAGACCCGAATATCGCTGCATTCTGTGAAGAATGCCATTTGGGCGGCACGTCGGAAGCTGATATCGCGACCATGGAAAAACGAGGCATGCCGACAAATTATCTGGCCACTCACCCACTTAGCGGAGAAACCTTACCGATCTACATCGCGAACTTTGTTTTAATGGAATACGGTACTGGTGCAGTTATGTGCGTACCGGCCCACGACAGCAGAGACTGGGAGTTTGCTCAGCAATACCAACTACCAATAAAACCAGTGATTGCCGATTCAGACGGTAACCAACCTGACGTATCTGAAAGCGCCTATACCCAGAATGGCCGCCTGATTAACTCCGGCGAATTTGACGGATTATCGTTTATCGAAGCGTTTGATGCTATCGCCAAACGTCTGGAAACCGCAGGGACCGGACGTGTCACAATCAATTATCGCCTGCGTGATTGGGGCATCGCTCGCCAACGTTATTGGGGTACGCCGATACCGATGAAGTACGGGCCTGGAGGTGAAACGCGGGCATTATCCGATAAAGAATTACCTGTCATCTTGCCGACCGATGTTCGCATCGATGCCAGCGGTTCACCGTTGAAGAAAATGAGCAGTTTTTACTCGTTGGACGACGGTTGGATTCGTGACACTGATACGTTTGACACCTTTATGGAATCTTCTTGGTATTACGCACGCTTTTGCTGTGCTGATAATCAAGAGGCCATGCTCGATAATCGGGTAAATTACTGGCTACCCGTCGATCTATACATTGGCGGTATTGAGCACGCGGTACTCCACCTACTCTATGCACGTTTTTTCCACAAATTACTGCGCGATTTCGGCATGGTCACATGCGACGAACCGTTCAAACGATTGTTAACCCAAGGAATGGTGTTAGCGGAAACGTATTACCGGGACAATACAGAAGGCGGTAAAGACTGGTTCAACCCGGTCGACGTGGAAAGGAAAAAACGTCAGGACGGCAGCGTTGAAACTATCCTGACCGCCGATGGACTACCTGTGAAAACCGGCGGCATTGAGAAAATGTCCAAATCGAAAAACAATGGTGTCGATGCCCAGTATCTGATTGACCGCTACGGTGCCGATACCGTCCGGCTATTCATGATGTTCGCTGCGCCCCCTGAACAATCCCTTGAATGGTCAGACTCCGGAGTAGAAGGCGCGTTCCGTTTTATCAAACGCGTCTGGAAAATGACCACCGAACATCTGGGATCCAACCAGGGGATCGCATTACCTGATATTATTCTTGATAAGCTGACCAACGCGCAACGCGAGTTATACCGGAAAACACATGAAACCATCAGAAAAACCACGGACGACATCGAGCGACGGTTGACCTTCAATACCGCTATCGCTGCGGTGATGGAGCTGGTCAATGCTACCCTGCGTTTTAATGATCACTCGGAGCAAGGCCTGGCGGTCAGCCGTAATGCCATCGAAACGAGCATTCTATTACTTTCCCCTATTATTCCTCATGTTACACACGCCTTATGGTTAAAACTGGGACATACCTTGCCCGTTGTGGATGAAACATGGCCGACCATTGATGAGCGCGCGCTGGCCCGCGATTCAATGAGTATTGTTATCCAGGTTAACGGTAAACGACGAGCGCAAGTAGAACTCCCCATCACTCTTGATGAAGGGAAAGTTAAGCACGAAGCGTTAAATGAGCAGAACGTCAAACGCTATCTGGCAGATAAAGCGATACGCAATATCATCGTAGTCAAAGGCAAACTGGTCAATATTGTCACCGCTTAA
- a CDS encoding cysteine desulfurase, producing MDIDFSTLRKDFPVLTKGIIYLDSAATSLKPYPVIEKISEFYQNFSANVGRSNHFIGQIATEKFEEVRNKVASFIGCDSDEIVFTMNCTESINTVASSLNLSHDDFIIISELEHHSNTLPWMKYSKIKIVPTDIHGQINLDILEEMLRENRIKLVSCCMASNVTGNIQPAKAITALAKKYGALCLIDGAQAVGHVDIDVKAIGCDFFAFSGHKMLGPSGVGLLYINSHLNNKDLSTYKVGGGMVNSISLSHDIEYYSGHKKFEAGTPNIEGVLGMGAAIDYIESIGIKNITQYEQKINAYLIESVRSVPGVRLPFQLSPERIPLLTLNFNSNIDLNFVAKILSAQRKICVSTGYQCNQLIYKRSHLQGGMRVSLHFYNNRDDIDALTSSLNAISCLVN from the coding sequence ATGGACATTGATTTTTCAACCCTACGTAAAGACTTCCCTGTACTAACCAAAGGAATCATTTATCTGGATAGTGCCGCAACTTCACTTAAGCCCTATCCCGTCATAGAAAAGATTTCCGAGTTTTATCAAAATTTCAGCGCCAATGTCGGACGCTCCAACCATTTTATAGGGCAGATAGCCACTGAGAAATTTGAAGAGGTACGAAATAAGGTAGCATCTTTTATTGGATGTGATAGCGACGAAATCGTATTTACGATGAATTGTACGGAATCGATTAACACAGTGGCCTCGTCTTTGAATCTCAGCCACGATGATTTTATCATTATTAGCGAATTAGAGCATCACTCCAATACTCTTCCCTGGATGAAATACAGCAAAATTAAAATTGTGCCAACTGATATCCATGGACAAATAAATCTGGATATTCTCGAGGAGATGTTAAGAGAGAACAGGATAAAATTGGTGTCATGTTGCATGGCCTCGAATGTAACAGGAAATATTCAACCGGCTAAGGCTATTACCGCGCTGGCTAAAAAATATGGAGCGCTATGTCTGATTGATGGCGCACAAGCCGTAGGACATGTCGATATTGATGTAAAAGCAATTGGATGTGATTTTTTTGCCTTCTCCGGCCATAAAATGTTGGGGCCTTCTGGAGTGGGCCTGCTATATATAAATAGTCACCTTAACAATAAAGATCTATCCACCTATAAAGTCGGCGGTGGAATGGTGAATAGCATTAGCTTATCTCATGATATTGAATATTATTCTGGACACAAAAAATTTGAAGCGGGCACACCAAATATAGAAGGCGTATTGGGGATGGGGGCGGCGATAGATTATATTGAGAGCATCGGTATCAAAAATATTACCCAATACGAGCAGAAAATTAATGCTTATCTTATTGAATCTGTCAGGAGTGTTCCCGGTGTCAGGTTACCATTTCAATTATCCCCGGAAAGGATCCCGCTGTTAACGCTAAATTTCAATAGCAATATTGATCTTAACTTTGTTGCCAAGATCCTGTCCGCGCAAAGAAAAATTTGCGTCAGTACCGGATATCAGTGCAATCAGCTCATTTACAAGCGAAGTCATCTTCAGGGAGGCATGAGAGTATCGCTCCATTTTTATAACAATAGAGACGATATTGACGCCCTGACTTCATCATTAAACGCTATCTCTTGTCTGGTAAACTAG
- a CDS encoding GvpL/GvpF family gas vesicle protein, producing the protein MSLLLYGIVAEDTQLTLEPDGTPYAGEEPMQLIKAATLAALVKPCEADVSREPAAALAFGQQIMHVHQQTTIIPIRYGCVLADEYAVTQHLLNHEAHYQTQLVELENCDEMGIRLSLVSAEDNAVTTPQASGLDYLRSRKLAYAVPEHAERQAALLNNAFAGLYRRHCAEISMFNGQRTYLLSYLVPRTELQAFRDQFNALADNMTDIGFISGPWPPYNFAS; encoded by the coding sequence AGACGGTACGCCGTACGCCGGTGAAGAGCCGATGCAGCTTATTAAAGCGGCAACGTTGGCGGCGCTGGTCAAGCCTTGTGAAGCAGACGTCAGTCGTGAGCCCGCGGCAGCGTTGGCTTTTGGCCAGCAGATAATGCATGTTCATCAACAGACCACGATTATTCCGATTCGCTATGGTTGTGTGTTGGCAGATGAATACGCGGTAACACAGCATTTACTCAACCATGAGGCACATTATCAAACGCAATTGGTTGAGCTGGAAAATTGTGACGAAATGGGTATTCGGTTATCCCTGGTGTCGGCTGAGGATAATGCCGTTACCACGCCGCAAGCGAGTGGTCTGGACTATTTACGGAGTCGAAAACTCGCTTATGCCGTACCTGAACACGCTGAACGGCAGGCTGCGCTACTGAATAATGCGTTTGCGGGGTTGTATCGCCGACACTGCGCGGAAATCAGTATGTTTAATGGTCAGCGGACTTACCTGTTGAGCTATCTGGTGCCACGAACCGAGTTACAGGCGTTTCGCGACCAATTCAATGCTCTGGCCGACAACATGACGGATATAGGGTTTATCAGTGGGCCTTGGCCTCCCTATAACTTTGCCAGCTAA
- a CDS encoding alpha-L-glutamate ligase, whose amino-acid sequence MKATVAIWMYDNDNGNIPKKELISELQRQDVTVIDNFDLNECYILNGDVFLPSGEKLNCVDILYHMYADHESIHQREILWALENKGVTVINGVEAYLKCRDKFIANFLLRESGVDVPESALLNKNVSLDVVKSIFERWNAVVYKPREGHGAIGIIKFIDAEQFYDFIQYSKPREENFYIEKFINFGDRDYRVEIIGGNVIGGYSRVKSHGFKTNVTSGGVVKECESTGSHIDLALKAARVLNIDGTIVDMVKSIENDRFYVLETNYLLGVFVEAAVAARYGHGKNILPDFFREYDHKKLTMLVDYIMKKIDERRNETGHSSILLK is encoded by the coding sequence ATGAAAGCCACCGTAGCTATATGGATGTATGATAATGACAATGGCAACATTCCTAAGAAAGAACTGATTAGTGAATTACAACGGCAAGATGTAACAGTGATCGATAATTTTGATCTTAATGAATGTTATATCTTAAATGGTGACGTTTTTTTACCTTCAGGGGAAAAACTTAACTGTGTCGATATTTTATATCACATGTATGCTGATCATGAGAGCATCCACCAGCGCGAAATTCTTTGGGCTTTAGAAAATAAAGGCGTTACAGTTATCAATGGTGTAGAAGCCTACCTAAAGTGCCGGGATAAATTTATCGCTAATTTTTTACTGAGGGAGTCAGGAGTCGATGTTCCTGAGTCAGCCCTACTCAACAAGAACGTCAGTCTTGATGTGGTTAAAAGTATTTTTGAGCGATGGAATGCCGTGGTATATAAACCACGAGAAGGGCATGGGGCAATCGGTATCATAAAATTCATCGATGCTGAACAATTCTATGATTTTATCCAGTATTCCAAACCGCGTGAGGAAAATTTCTATATAGAAAAATTCATCAATTTCGGCGATAGAGATTACCGGGTTGAAATTATAGGTGGCAATGTTATTGGAGGATACAGTCGAGTTAAGTCGCACGGCTTCAAAACTAACGTCACATCCGGTGGCGTAGTCAAAGAATGCGAGAGTACAGGAAGTCACATTGATTTAGCGCTTAAAGCCGCCCGAGTGCTCAATATTGATGGCACCATCGTTGATATGGTGAAGTCAATCGAAAATGATCGTTTTTACGTGTTAGAAACCAATTACCTCTTGGGTGTTTTTGTTGAAGCTGCTGTCGCCGCCAGATATGGGCACGGTAAAAATATATTGCCTGATTTTTTCCGGGAATATGACCACAAGAAATTAACTATGTTAGTTGACTATATCATGAAAAAAATTGATGAGAGAAGAAATGAAACCGGTCATAGCAGTATCCTCCTCAAATAG
- a CDS encoding type IV toxin-antitoxin system AbiEi family antitoxin domain-containing protein: MAITCPKEANQGFSSIPIWRSLDGWAEDAPAQFEWHGTRRLWSKTLMQDDKYLRQDNWQVSLPPLHYSCPEKAILELLATVPNTISFEHADQLMPGLHNLSPRKLRPVTESLLRYQSETTLSLAGRETPTRLAQTPDTRSLCTGHR, translated from the coding sequence TTGGCCATTACCTGTCCAAAGGAAGCAAACCAAGGGTTCAGCTCTATTCCGATATGGCGCTCCCTCGACGGCTGGGCAGAAGATGCTCCGGCACAATTTGAGTGGCACGGCACACGTCGCCTGTGGTCCAAGACGCTGATGCAAGACGATAAGTACCTCCGGCAAGACAATTGGCAGGTATCACTCCCCCCACTGCACTATTCCTGTCCAGAAAAAGCCATTTTGGAGCTCTTGGCAACGGTGCCCAACACCATCAGTTTTGAACATGCCGACCAACTGATGCCGGGGCTGCACAACCTCTCGCCTCGCAAGCTGCGACCCGTTACTGAAAGCCTGTTGCGGTATCAAAGCGAAACGACTCTTTCTCTGGCTGGCAGGGAGACACCAACACGCCTGGCTCAAACACCTGACACCCGATCACTATGCACTGGGCACCGGTAA
- a CDS encoding radical SAM protein, giving the protein MKKVLLNIELTSSCPASCSICPRHVVTDKGFMTAEMLKLIISKVNKDDVYEIDFAGRGEPTVHPDFYDMLDIARDAPVPKKLTTTGVTFSEKRLSFLVNSVDAIRLSVSSINKDIFEKVHKGLKYERTWENIKNLANVGADKTTIHLVGGDIIYNSVPETVSRLRELGYKDINLFPLWNRGGDIKVDPVENKRSLLINQLNLNAIESTCRGGESKISYMYNFLKKWVHNFNYCPVGDSSICISHDGSILTCFQDFGKKHVLGNIRDMSIKKIIDSRYKNLGNMNMCLVCNTKEQASKKNIFLKSDKR; this is encoded by the coding sequence ATGAAAAAGGTTCTGTTGAATATAGAGCTTACGTCGTCATGTCCAGCGTCCTGTAGTATATGTCCAAGACATGTCGTTACCGATAAAGGATTTATGACTGCTGAAATGTTAAAATTAATAATCAGCAAGGTAAATAAAGACGATGTATATGAAATAGATTTTGCGGGGCGAGGTGAGCCAACTGTCCACCCAGATTTTTACGATATGCTGGATATTGCCAGAGATGCTCCTGTTCCTAAAAAATTAACTACAACTGGTGTCACATTCTCTGAGAAGAGATTAAGTTTTCTTGTTAATTCTGTCGACGCGATTCGTTTGTCGGTAAGTTCAATAAACAAAGATATCTTCGAAAAAGTTCATAAAGGTCTCAAATATGAAAGAACTTGGGAGAATATAAAAAATCTGGCAAATGTTGGTGCAGATAAGACCACTATTCATCTGGTCGGTGGCGATATCATTTACAATTCCGTTCCTGAAACCGTCAGTAGACTGCGCGAATTAGGTTATAAGGACATCAATCTTTTCCCGTTATGGAATCGAGGTGGTGATATAAAGGTTGATCCCGTCGAAAACAAAAGAAGTCTGCTAATAAATCAGCTTAATTTAAATGCCATCGAATCTACCTGCAGAGGTGGAGAAAGTAAAATAAGTTACATGTACAACTTCCTCAAAAAATGGGTACATAATTTCAATTACTGTCCGGTCGGAGATAGTAGTATATGTATCTCTCATGACGGCAGTATTCTGACATGTTTCCAGGATTTTGGTAAAAAGCATGTTCTTGGAAATATACGTGATATGAGTATCAAAAAAATAATAGATTCGAGATATAAAAATCTGGGTAATATGAACATGTGTCTGGTATGTAATACCAAAGAACAGGCAAGCAAGAAGAATATATTTTTGAAAAGTGATAAAAGGTGA
- a CDS encoding gamma-glutamyl-gamma-aminobutyrate hydrolase family protein (Members of this family of hydrolases with an active site Cys residue belong to MEROPS family C26.) produces MREEMKPVIAVSSSNRMIEAINSFKFSNCTVSNKIVDKIFEFGAQPIIIPNYEFLDDRILDIIDGVVLTPGQDISPEYYGETLHIKYTENINGLGQKYQRPIAYRPDKYRDMTELKICRQAQERNLPILGICRGMQIINVAFGGTLFQEIEETNITHNIGSDGWIHYHELFIKENSIFYALMGQANIAMSSVHHQAVKTLGKGLIASASSEDGIIEVIESENKNSFILGIQGHFEFLENTYKQYMNIWASFVEKSKEYHYERK; encoded by the coding sequence ATGAGAGAAGAAATGAAACCGGTCATAGCAGTATCCTCCTCAAATAGGATGATAGAAGCGATTAATAGTTTTAAATTTAGCAATTGTACTGTTTCCAATAAAATTGTTGATAAAATTTTCGAATTTGGTGCTCAGCCTATTATAATACCTAATTATGAATTTCTGGATGACAGGATATTAGACATTATCGATGGAGTAGTATTAACTCCAGGTCAGGATATTTCTCCCGAATATTATGGTGAAACACTGCATATTAAATATACAGAGAACATTAACGGTTTGGGTCAAAAATACCAAAGGCCGATAGCCTATCGCCCGGATAAATACCGTGATATGACAGAGTTAAAAATATGCAGACAAGCCCAAGAGAGAAATCTACCTATACTCGGAATATGTAGAGGAATGCAAATTATTAACGTCGCCTTTGGAGGCACTCTGTTTCAAGAAATAGAAGAAACTAACATTACACATAATATAGGCTCTGACGGTTGGATTCACTACCATGAGCTATTTATCAAGGAAAATAGTATCTTTTATGCTCTTATGGGACAAGCGAATATTGCCATGTCCTCGGTTCATCACCAAGCTGTCAAAACATTGGGTAAAGGACTAATAGCATCAGCCAGTAGCGAAGATGGTATTATCGAAGTTATAGAATCAGAAAATAAAAATAGCTTTATTTTAGGTATCCAAGGTCATTTCGAATTCTTGGAAAACACCTATAAACAATATATGAATATATGGGCATCCTTTGTGGAAAAATCCAAGGAATATCACTATGAAAGAAAGTGA
- a CDS encoding ATP-binding protein, with product MSDNSFEKQSENHFELLYNMLLDAIPSSVLMVDEKLHVVSVNQNFLIKGHRGNPDTIGRPLSDVFPSVILENTGLEAHIRDVFRSGLPVNGQKMTYRAPGVPIRIYYYSILPIPINQIMLFMEDVTEQVRLSEEVHRVERHLASVVENASDIVLSTDIEGCILTWNSAAEKLSGLPTHEVYGRYFFEFCDTNQKEAVRLIFMRMKNSNESHTTEFHLLTPNNGGSILISWVFSPMKDDYGQTVGTVVVGRDLAERRKLELQLRQSQKLTALGVMAGGIAHEIRNPLAVCSSAAQFLLEDEITVEFHKECSRKIQTNIQKASAIIENLLRFARSSLDTEMVEVNLVTVLKETIDLIANQAKVQKIQILLPLQKENILVSGVSGLLQQVFMNIFLNAINAMPEGGVLSIAAETFEDRVIVRISDTGVGIPAGELDKIFDPFHTSSPVGQGTGLGLSICYSIIQQHLGSIQAESCLGEGSTIIVTLPIL from the coding sequence ATGTCAGATAATTCCTTTGAAAAGCAGTCAGAAAATCACTTTGAACTTCTTTACAACATGCTGTTGGATGCAATTCCTTCTTCCGTGTTAATGGTGGATGAGAAACTGCATGTGGTTTCAGTCAATCAGAATTTTTTAATCAAAGGTCATCGCGGCAACCCGGATACCATTGGTCGCCCGTTATCGGACGTCTTTCCGAGCGTCATTTTGGAAAATACGGGTCTTGAAGCACATATCCGGGATGTATTCCGTAGCGGCTTACCTGTTAATGGTCAGAAAATGACCTACCGTGCGCCAGGCGTACCGATTCGGATTTATTACTATTCTATTCTACCCATCCCCATCAACCAGATTATGCTGTTCATGGAGGATGTCACCGAGCAGGTTCGCCTGTCTGAAGAAGTCCATCGAGTAGAACGGCACCTCGCTTCAGTCGTAGAAAACGCCAGCGATATTGTTCTTTCGACCGATATCGAAGGATGCATATTGACGTGGAATTCAGCGGCGGAAAAGCTGTCGGGTTTACCTACGCATGAAGTCTATGGGCGATACTTTTTTGAGTTCTGCGATACCAACCAAAAGGAAGCAGTGCGTCTGATTTTCATGCGTATGAAGAACAGCAATGAATCACATACGACTGAATTCCATTTATTAACGCCTAACAATGGTGGCAGCATATTGATTTCCTGGGTATTTTCACCCATGAAGGATGACTATGGACAAACGGTGGGCACCGTAGTTGTCGGTCGTGATTTGGCTGAACGTCGGAAATTGGAGCTGCAATTACGTCAATCACAGAAGTTGACCGCGTTGGGCGTCATGGCGGGCGGTATTGCTCATGAAATTCGTAATCCTCTTGCTGTTTGTTCTTCAGCGGCGCAATTTTTGCTGGAAGACGAGATTACGGTTGAATTTCATAAAGAGTGTTCAAGAAAAATACAGACTAACATTCAAAAAGCCTCGGCTATCATCGAGAATTTACTCCGTTTTGCCCGTTCTTCCCTCGATACCGAAATGGTAGAGGTCAATCTGGTCACGGTGCTGAAAGAAACTATCGACCTGATCGCTAACCAGGCCAAAGTACAGAAAATTCAGATCCTGTTGCCGTTGCAAAAAGAAAATATATTGGTGTCAGGTGTGTCGGGATTACTGCAACAGGTGTTCATGAATATTTTTCTTAATGCCATTAATGCGATGCCGGAAGGCGGTGTGTTAAGTATTGCGGCAGAGACCTTTGAAGACCGGGTTATTGTGCGTATTTCTGATACTGGCGTAGGCATTCCCGCCGGGGAGTTGGATAAAATTTTCGATCCGTTCCACACGTCTTCACCCGTAGGCCAAGGTACTGGTTTGGGTTTGTCCATTTGTTACAGCATTATCCAACAGCACCTTGGTTCCATTCAGGCAGAGAGTTGTCTGGGTGAAGGTTCCACTATTATTGTTACCTTACCTATACTCTAA
- a CDS encoding glutamate-cysteine ligase family protein — protein MNFDDCVNFFVSNAKTDRMLGFEYETIPININEPGKPVTYYGEKGLHTLLIALQDYGYSSIIINKFLAGVIKGKIKITLEPGGQVEFACDPESKVAEISHRLNTSLSDMRAVCGEQISLHSVGYHPFCSTDEVSVIPCPRYQNITRLLNGCDNQKLTASMQCSLDYSNRTDAGKRMKLASLIQPYLIGFFGNSFLYKGQYSGFVSYRTKCLRAFDKDRSGTPDFIWSSDFFSSAYELYTEWAFQKELFYIIRDDEVNGMNTITFQDYLARDENDAHLGDWIAHLSTLYPDARLKNVIELRSCDSCPPDRAMIFLSVIKGLMYCDDILDESLHLVRKMTKKDVAHNYSAIAKNGLFAIDHSGKPVRKMVQEIANLAIRGLENIGCEDEREYVKSIGKKIICYDSAIADESCKIA, from the coding sequence ATGAACTTTGACGACTGTGTGAATTTTTTTGTCAGTAACGCCAAAACTGACAGAATGCTGGGATTTGAATATGAAACCATTCCTATTAATATCAACGAGCCGGGTAAACCTGTCACATACTATGGTGAAAAAGGGTTACATACGCTATTGATTGCATTACAGGACTACGGCTATTCATCCATCATTATCAATAAATTTTTAGCTGGCGTGATCAAAGGGAAAATAAAAATTACCCTCGAACCAGGCGGCCAGGTTGAATTCGCCTGCGACCCGGAAAGTAAAGTGGCGGAGATTTCTCACCGCCTTAACACTTCTCTCTCCGACATGCGAGCAGTCTGCGGCGAACAGATATCGCTGCATAGCGTAGGATATCACCCATTTTGTTCGACCGATGAGGTAAGCGTAATACCTTGTCCTCGTTACCAAAATATCACCAGATTATTAAACGGTTGCGATAATCAGAAGCTGACCGCGTCCATGCAATGCTCCCTTGACTACAGCAACAGAACGGATGCAGGCAAACGGATGAAGCTGGCGAGCCTGATTCAACCTTACTTGATCGGATTCTTTGGCAACTCCTTTCTCTACAAAGGCCAGTATTCTGGTTTCGTCAGTTATCGGACAAAATGCTTACGGGCATTTGATAAAGACCGCTCAGGTACACCTGATTTTATCTGGTCCAGTGATTTTTTTAGCAGTGCTTACGAATTGTATACCGAGTGGGCTTTTCAAAAAGAGCTTTTCTACATCATTCGTGATGATGAAGTTAACGGGATGAATACCATTACTTTTCAGGATTATCTTGCGAGGGATGAAAATGATGCTCACCTCGGTGACTGGATTGCGCATCTAAGCACATTGTACCCAGACGCCAGGTTAAAGAACGTCATCGAATTAAGGTCATGCGATTCATGTCCCCCCGATAGAGCCATGATATTCCTCAGTGTGATTAAAGGATTAATGTATTGCGATGACATCCTTGACGAAAGTCTCCACCTGGTCAGAAAAATGACTAAAAAAGATGTAGCGCACAATTATAGCGCCATCGCCAAAAATGGGTTATTCGCCATAGATCATTCAGGCAAACCAGTAAGAAAAATGGTGCAGGAAATAGCAAACCTGGCGATCAGAGGGCTGGAAAATATCGGATGTGAGGATGAAAGAGAATATGTCAAATCAATAGGCAAGAAGATCATATGCTATGATTCCGCTATCGCCGATGAGTCGTGTAAAATAGCATAG